A genomic stretch from Empedobacter stercoris includes:
- a CDS encoding ABC-F family ATP-binding cassette domain-containing protein: MLNVSNLSLQFGKRVLFDEVNIKFTNGNCYGIIGANGAGKSTFLKILSGEIDPTSGQVSLEKGKRMSVLEQNHFKYDEYTVLDTVLRGNKVLYDIKERMDALYAKEDFSEEDGIKAGELGVVYEEMNGWNAESDAATLLSNVGIDSDMHYTLMGDLDNKAKVRILIAQALFGNPDVLILDEPTNELDVNTIQWLEDFLGNFENTVIVVSHDRHFLDAVCTHICDLDFSKLNLYSGNYTFWYESSQLAAKQRAQQNKKAEEKKKELQDFIARFSSNVAKAKQTTSRKKMIEKLNIEDIKPSSRRYPAIIWEQSREAGDQILEVNDLSASVDGEVLFKDANINLKKGDKIGVFSRNSKAVSQFFEILSGKVQPDSGDFSWGITTTQAYLPLDNTDFFKEDINLVDWLRQYTDSDEERHEEFMRGFLGKMLFSGDEALKKSSVLSGGEKMRCMFSRMMLLRANVLLLDEPTGHLDLESITALNNSLVNFKGTILMGSHDHELIQTTCNRIIELTPNGIIDRYMTYDEFLDDPKVKELKAKYYA, from the coding sequence ATGTTAAATGTTTCTAATTTATCGCTTCAATTCGGAAAGCGTGTTCTTTTCGACGAAGTTAATATAAAATTTACAAATGGCAACTGTTACGGGATAATTGGTGCCAATGGAGCAGGAAAATCAACTTTTTTAAAAATATTATCTGGTGAAATCGATCCTACTTCTGGACAAGTTAGTTTAGAAAAAGGGAAGCGTATGTCTGTCTTAGAGCAGAATCACTTTAAATACGACGAGTACACAGTATTGGATACTGTTTTACGTGGAAATAAAGTATTATACGATATTAAAGAACGTATGGATGCTTTATATGCAAAAGAAGATTTCTCTGAAGAAGATGGTATCAAAGCAGGAGAATTAGGCGTTGTTTATGAAGAAATGAATGGATGGAATGCTGAATCTGATGCAGCTACATTATTATCTAATGTAGGAATTGATTCTGATATGCATTATACGTTAATGGGAGATTTAGATAATAAAGCGAAAGTTCGTATTTTGATTGCGCAAGCTTTATTTGGAAATCCAGACGTGTTAATCTTAGATGAGCCTACCAACGAATTGGACGTTAATACAATTCAATGGTTAGAGGATTTCTTAGGTAATTTCGAGAATACAGTAATTGTAGTATCACACGACCGTCACTTCTTAGACGCGGTTTGTACACATATCTGTGATTTAGATTTCTCTAAATTAAATCTTTATTCTGGTAACTATACATTCTGGTACGAATCATCTCAATTAGCGGCAAAACAACGTGCTCAACAAAACAAAAAAGCAGAGGAAAAGAAAAAGGAATTACAAGATTTCATTGCTCGTTTCTCATCTAACGTTGCTAAAGCAAAACAAACAACTTCTCGTAAGAAAATGATCGAGAAATTAAATATTGAAGACATCAAACCATCTTCTCGTCGATACCCTGCAATTATTTGGGAACAATCACGCGAAGCTGGAGATCAAATCTTAGAAGTGAACGATTTATCTGCGTCTGTAGATGGAGAAGTTTTATTTAAAGATGCAAACATCAACCTGAAAAAAGGTGATAAAATTGGTGTTTTCTCTCGTAATTCGAAAGCTGTTTCTCAATTCTTCGAAATTCTATCAGGTAAAGTTCAACCAGATTCTGGTGATTTCTCTTGGGGTATTACAACAACACAAGCGTATTTACCATTAGATAATACAGATTTCTTCAAAGAAGATATCAACTTGGTTGATTGGTTACGTCAATATACTGATTCTGATGAAGAACGTCACGAAGAATTTATGCGTGGTTTCTTAGGTAAAATGTTATTCTCTGGAGACGAAGCATTGAAAAAATCTTCTGTTTTATCTGGAGGTGAAAAAATGCGTTGTATGTTCTCTCGCATGATGTTATTACGTGCAAATGTATTATTATTAGACGAACCAACAGGTCACTTAGACTTAGAATCGATTACAGCATTAAATAATTCTTTGGTTAATTTCAAAGGAACAATTTTAATGGGCTCTCATGACCACGAATTGATTCAAACAACATGTAATCGTATTATCGAGTTGACACCAAACGGAATCATCGATCGTTATATGACATATGATGAATTCTTAGACGATCCTAAGGTAAAAGAATTAAAAGCAAAATATTACGCTTAA
- the smpB gene encoding SsrA-binding protein SmpB: MQKEVTIKNKRARFEYELLDSYDAGIQLFGTEIKSIRMGKASITESFCQMKDGELYIINMFIDEYDWGTYFNHKTRRDRKLLLQKSELRKLERKTKETGLTIVATTLYINNKGLAKLKIYLAKGKKLFDKRNTIKGKDLKRDLDRMIKNS; encoded by the coding sequence GTGCAAAAAGAAGTTACGATAAAGAATAAACGTGCAAGGTTTGAATATGAACTATTAGATTCATACGATGCCGGCATCCAATTATTTGGGACTGAAATAAAATCTATCCGAATGGGAAAAGCTTCTATTACAGAAAGTTTTTGTCAAATGAAGGATGGTGAACTCTATATCATTAATATGTTTATAGATGAATATGATTGGGGAACATACTTTAATCATAAGACAAGAAGAGACAGAAAACTTTTATTGCAAAAATCTGAATTGCGAAAATTAGAACGTAAAACTAAAGAAACAGGTTTGACAATTGTAGCAACAACGCTGTATATAAACAACAAAGGGTTGGCAAAATTGAAGATTTATTTAGCAAAAGGGAAGAAACTTTTTGATAAAAGAAATACAATAAAAGGAAAAGATTTGAAAAGAGATTTGGATAGAATGATAAAGAATTCTTAA
- a CDS encoding OmpA family protein, with protein MKKFNLLLSAVALFVAGNSFVDAQNSKNPWALTVGAHAVDHNSITGPFNQYFKTDNWDIVPPLSKLSIIRNLNRSFDVDLTASVGEVDNNRLRVKDELFINAGLGLRYKLANGYILKEDSWFDPYIRVGAGYHRYDYTGLQFPLTAYYGNGDGNETYQLTEVEDLEKNHFVASLGAGINFWFTKNFGLNVASDYNWLPAYGGNNYFDFFQHTVGVTFRFGKQDRDNDGIPDDEDACPDTPGIATGDPATNGCPDTDGDGIFDKDDACPNEPGLAEFQGCPDTDGDGVPDKDDACPEVAGPVENNGCPWPDTDGDGILDKDDACPNEPGLAEFQGCPDTDGDGIPDKDDACPTEKGPKENNGCPWTEVHVAKRLSNILFEYNSDKIVPSSYEDVRVAAQILNSDDLKAKSFYLDGHADQRGSAAYNKTLSLKRAKALVKILSERGGVDANRLTARGLGESQLLCTEETEECYQRNRRVEVLPKNATVTETKVVKPATKKKK; from the coding sequence ATGAAAAAGTTTAATCTATTATTATCTGCAGTAGCATTATTCGTAGCGGGTAATTCTTTTGTAGATGCTCAAAATTCTAAGAATCCTTGGGCTCTTACAGTTGGTGCTCACGCAGTTGACCACAACTCAATAACTGGACCATTCAACCAGTATTTCAAAACAGATAACTGGGATATCGTTCCTCCTTTATCTAAATTGTCTATTATTCGTAACTTAAACAGATCTTTTGACGTTGATTTAACTGCTTCTGTAGGTGAAGTTGACAACAACAGATTACGTGTTAAAGATGAATTATTCATCAATGCAGGTTTAGGTTTACGTTATAAATTAGCTAATGGCTATATCTTAAAAGAAGATTCTTGGTTTGACCCATATATCCGTGTAGGTGCTGGTTACCATAGATATGATTACACAGGATTACAATTCCCATTAACTGCTTATTATGGTAATGGAGATGGAAACGAAACATACCAATTAACTGAAGTTGAAGATTTAGAGAAAAATCATTTTGTAGCATCTTTAGGAGCTGGAATTAACTTTTGGTTTACTAAAAATTTTGGTTTAAATGTTGCTTCTGATTACAACTGGTTACCAGCTTACGGAGGAAACAATTATTTCGATTTCTTCCAACACACAGTAGGTGTTACTTTCCGTTTCGGAAAACAAGATAGAGATAATGATGGTATTCCTGATGACGAAGATGCATGTCCAGATACTCCAGGTATCGCTACAGGAGATCCTGCTACAAACGGATGTCCAGATACAGATGGAGACGGAATCTTTGATAAAGATGATGCTTGTCCAAACGAACCAGGTTTAGCTGAATTCCAAGGTTGTCCAGATACAGATGGTGACGGAGTTCCAGATAAAGATGATGCTTGTCCAGAAGTTGCTGGTCCAGTAGAAAATAACGGATGTCCTTGGCCAGATACAGATGGTGATGGAATCTTAGATAAAGATGATGCTTGTCCAAACGAACCAGGTTTAGCTGAATTCCAAGGTTGTCCTGATACAGACGGAGATGGTATTCCTGATAAAGATGATGCTTGTCCAACAGAAAAAGGACCAAAAGAAAATAACGGATGTCCATGGACAGAAGTTCACGTAGCAAAACGTTTATCTAACATCTTATTCGAGTACAACTCTGATAAAATTGTTCCTTCTTCTTACGAAGACGTACGTGTAGCAGCTCAAATTTTAAATTCTGATGATTTAAAAGCTAAAAGCTTCTACTTAGATGGACATGCTGACCAAAGAGGTTCTGCGGCTTACAACAAAACTTTATCTTTAAAACGTGCTAAAGCATTAGTTAAGATTTTATCTGAAAGAGGTGGAGTTGACGCTAACCGTTTAACTGCTCGTGGATTAGGAGAGTCTCAATTATTATGTACTGAGGAAACAGAAGAATGTTACCAAAGAAACAGACGCGTTGAAGTTTTACCTAAAAACGCTACAGTTACTGAAACTAAAGTTGTAAAACCAGCTACAAAAAAGAAAAAATAA
- a CDS encoding GAF domain-containing protein, translating to MQNLHKRVDVIFDSAISTEDKLQKICQLLSDEVDYYNWVGFYFKNGDKNELKLGPYVGAATDHTIIPYGKGICGQVAESNQTFVVPDVYAQDNYLACSIETKAEIVIPIFKNGVNIGQIDIDSHTIDPFTEEDIKLLDYVCNRVSEII from the coding sequence ATGCAAAATTTACATAAACGCGTAGATGTCATTTTTGATAGCGCAATTTCGACAGAAGATAAGTTACAAAAGATTTGTCAATTGTTGAGTGATGAAGTAGACTATTACAATTGGGTTGGGTTTTACTTCAAAAATGGAGATAAGAACGAGTTGAAACTTGGGCCTTATGTTGGTGCAGCAACGGATCATACAATTATACCTTACGGAAAAGGAATTTGTGGTCAAGTAGCTGAATCGAATCAAACATTTGTTGTTCCAGATGTGTATGCACAAGATAATTATTTGGCATGTTCTATCGAAACAAAAGCCGAAATAGTAATCCCAATCTTCAAAAATGGTGTAAATATTGGGCAAATTGATATCGATTCGCATACAATAGATCCTTTTACGGAAGAAGATATCAAGTTGTTAGATTATGTTTGTAATCGTGTTTCAGAAATTATTTAA
- the rsmG gene encoding 16S rRNA (guanine(527)-N(7))-methyltransferase RsmG, translating into MVELILNYFPDLTEKQIEQFSKVGDLYKEWNDQINVVSRKDIDEIYTNHILHSLAIAKVMEFADGSDVLDVGTGGGLPGIPLAILFPNVNFHLVDSIGKKIKVVQGVAKGLGLTNVKAEQKRAEELTEKYDFVVSRAVTAMPRFAEWIRGKFKKEAINPFPNGLLYLKGGDLTEELADFPNAVLFDIQNFFEEEFFETKKVVYLEKKDI; encoded by the coding sequence ATGGTAGAACTTATTTTAAACTATTTTCCAGATTTGACAGAAAAGCAAATCGAGCAATTTTCAAAAGTGGGAGATTTGTACAAAGAATGGAATGATCAAATAAACGTGGTTTCTCGCAAGGATATCGACGAAATTTACACCAATCATATTCTACATTCTTTAGCAATTGCCAAAGTGATGGAATTTGCAGATGGTTCTGATGTGTTGGATGTAGGAACAGGAGGAGGTTTGCCGGGGATTCCGTTGGCTATTTTATTTCCTAATGTTAATTTTCATTTAGTCGATTCGATTGGTAAAAAAATCAAAGTGGTACAAGGAGTAGCAAAGGGTTTAGGATTAACGAATGTAAAAGCAGAACAAAAACGCGCCGAAGAATTAACAGAAAAGTACGATTTCGTAGTTTCACGTGCGGTTACAGCAATGCCAAGATTTGCAGAATGGATTCGTGGTAAATTCAAGAAAGAAGCGATTAATCCTTTTCCAAATGGCTTGTTATATTTAAAAGGAGGCGATTTAACAGAAGAATTAGCAGATTTTCCTAATGCTGTACTGTTTGATATTCAAAACTTTTTTGAAGAAGAGTTTTTCGAAACAAAAAAAGTAGTTTACTTAGAAAAGAAAGATATTTAA
- the xrtF gene encoding exosortase family protein XrtF, giving the protein MKEFKPLLLFLARFLGTYIILSIAYKLYLDQYLPHNIPDPFTKFTSDITAFFLNKFGFFSFSNIAENQPWMRLIVDGQVASIVNEGCNAISILIIFVSFIVAFYTNLKQTILFILAGLVILFVMNISRIMLLNYIFRYHNEYGKMAHDYLFPAIIYGSIVVLWIVWIKFFVTKYNKQHAK; this is encoded by the coding sequence ATGAAAGAATTTAAACCATTGTTGTTATTCCTTGCACGATTTTTAGGAACCTACATTATTCTAAGCATTGCGTACAAACTATATTTGGATCAATATTTACCACACAATATACCAGATCCATTTACAAAATTCACTTCAGATATCACCGCTTTTTTCTTAAATAAGTTTGGTTTCTTTTCTTTCTCAAACATCGCAGAAAATCAACCTTGGATGCGCTTGATTGTTGATGGACAAGTCGCCTCAATTGTTAATGAAGGGTGCAATGCAATTTCAATTTTGATTATTTTCGTCTCATTTATCGTTGCTTTTTATACCAATTTAAAACAAACAATTTTATTTATTTTAGCTGGATTAGTCATATTATTTGTGATGAATATTTCGAGAATTATGTTACTCAACTATATATTTAGATACCACAACGAATACGGAAAAATGGCGCATGACTATTTATTTCCTGCTATAATTTATGGATCTATTGTTGTTCTTTGGATTGTTTGGATTAAATTTTTCGTTACAAAATACAATAAACAACATGCCAAATAA
- the rlmB gene encoding 23S rRNA (guanosine(2251)-2'-O)-methyltransferase RlmB, producing the protein MKNEAGIFGLRPVIEAIEAGKTIDKIFIQKGLQGEIFSELRKLVTEYEIPVSYVPVEKLNRFTGKNHQGVYAFVSPIEFDSIENVLPQIWEKGKTPFILILDRVSDVRNFGAIARTAECVGVDAIIIPTKGSASVNADAVKTSTGALYNIPVCKEGNLVNIIKYLQSSGITIFSASEKSAEYIYDADFAVPAAVVMGSEEDGVSDSILKISDKIVKLPMAGQTASLNVSVAAGAILYEAVRQRMLQDLF; encoded by the coding sequence ATGAAAAACGAAGCAGGAATTTTTGGTTTAAGACCAGTAATAGAAGCGATTGAAGCAGGTAAAACAATCGATAAAATTTTTATTCAAAAAGGTTTACAAGGAGAGATTTTTTCAGAATTGAGAAAATTGGTGACTGAGTATGAAATTCCTGTAAGTTATGTGCCTGTAGAAAAACTAAATCGTTTTACAGGAAAAAACCATCAAGGCGTTTATGCGTTTGTTTCTCCAATCGAATTCGATTCAATCGAAAATGTATTGCCTCAAATTTGGGAAAAAGGAAAAACACCATTTATTTTAATTTTAGACCGCGTTTCTGATGTTCGTAATTTTGGAGCTATCGCTCGTACAGCGGAATGTGTTGGTGTAGATGCGATAATTATTCCAACAAAAGGTTCAGCTTCTGTAAATGCAGATGCAGTTAAAACTTCGACAGGAGCGTTATATAATATTCCTGTTTGTAAAGAAGGAAATTTAGTTAATATAATCAAGTATTTACAATCATCAGGAATAACTATTTTTAGTGCTTCAGAAAAATCAGCAGAATACATTTATGATGCAGATTTTGCCGTTCCAGCAGCAGTTGTAATGGGAAGTGAAGAAGATGGAGTCTCGGATTCTATTTTGAAAATTTCAGATAAAATTGTTAAATTGCCTATGGCTGGACAAACAGCATCATTGAATGTTTCTGTTGCGGCTGGTGCAATCTTATACGAAGCTGTTCGTCAAAGAATGTTACAAGATTTATTTTAA
- the gyrB gene encoding DNA topoisomerase (ATP-hydrolyzing) subunit B has protein sequence MSNNTYTADNIQALEGMEHVRLRPSMYIGDVGVRGLHHLVYEVVDNSIDEALAGYCDTIKVTILEGNSIRVEDNGRGIPVDLHKKEGKSALEVVMTKIGAGGKFDKDTYKVSGGLHGVGVSCVNALSNHLSAEVFKNGKQYIQEYSKGKPLYDVKEVGTTDKSGTTVTFTPDDTIFQEIREYNYATLANRLRELAFLNKGINIVLVDERQKDEEGNPFSKTFHSEEGLKEFVEFVDGNRESIMDKVIFMEGERDGIPVEVAMRYNTSYNENVHSYVNNINTHEGGTHLSGFRRALTRTLKKYAEENFNLAKEKVEIVGDDFREGLTAVISVKVMEPQFEGQTKTKLGNSEVSPAVDKIVAEMLTNFLEENPAEAKIIVDKVILAAKARQAAKKAREMVQRKNPMGGSGLPGKLADCSSRKPEESELFLVEGDSAGGTAKQGRDRHFQAILPLRGKILNVEKAMAHKVLDNEEIKNIYTALGVTIGTEEDSKALNIAKLRYHKVVIMTDADVDGSHIATLILTFFFRYMKELIENGHIYIATPPLYLIKKGAKAEYAWDEKDRERLTAEFSTDGSGKGVTIQRYKGLGEMNAEQLWETTLNPEHRTLRKVTIDNATEADRVFSMLMGDDVPPRREFIEKNAHYAKIDV, from the coding sequence ATGAGTAATAACACATATACGGCGGATAATATCCAAGCGTTAGAAGGAATGGAGCACGTACGTCTTCGTCCATCGATGTACATTGGTGACGTCGGAGTTAGAGGATTACACCACTTAGTTTACGAGGTTGTTGATAACTCTATTGATGAAGCTTTAGCAGGATACTGTGATACAATCAAGGTAACAATTTTAGAGGGAAACTCGATTCGTGTCGAAGATAACGGACGTGGTATTCCAGTCGACTTACATAAAAAAGAAGGAAAATCTGCATTAGAAGTTGTAATGACAAAGATTGGTGCAGGAGGTAAGTTTGATAAAGATACATATAAAGTTTCTGGAGGTTTGCACGGTGTTGGAGTTTCGTGTGTTAATGCACTTTCTAACCATTTATCGGCAGAAGTTTTTAAGAACGGGAAACAATATATTCAAGAATATTCGAAAGGTAAGCCTTTGTATGATGTAAAAGAAGTCGGAACAACTGATAAAAGCGGTACGACTGTTACTTTTACTCCAGATGATACAATTTTCCAAGAGATTAGAGAGTATAACTATGCTACTTTAGCAAATCGTTTACGTGAGTTAGCTTTCTTGAATAAAGGAATTAATATTGTATTAGTTGACGAACGTCAAAAAGATGAAGAAGGAAATCCTTTCTCAAAAACTTTTCATTCAGAAGAAGGATTAAAAGAATTTGTTGAATTTGTTGATGGAAACAGAGAATCTATCATGGATAAAGTCATCTTTATGGAAGGTGAGCGTGATGGAATTCCTGTTGAGGTTGCAATGCGATACAATACGTCATATAACGAAAATGTACATTCGTATGTAAATAATATTAATACACACGAAGGAGGAACGCACTTGTCTGGTTTCCGCCGTGCATTGACGCGTACGCTGAAAAAATACGCTGAAGAAAACTTTAATCTTGCAAAAGAAAAAGTTGAGATTGTAGGTGATGATTTCCGTGAAGGATTAACAGCTGTAATTTCGGTGAAAGTTATGGAACCTCAGTTCGAAGGTCAAACTAAAACGAAATTAGGAAACTCTGAAGTTTCTCCTGCGGTTGATAAAATCGTTGCAGAAATGTTAACAAATTTCTTAGAAGAAAATCCAGCTGAAGCGAAAATAATTGTTGATAAAGTAATTTTAGCAGCAAAAGCGCGCCAAGCAGCTAAGAAAGCTCGTGAAATGGTACAACGTAAGAATCCTATGGGAGGAAGCGGATTACCAGGGAAGTTAGCAGACTGTTCTTCTCGTAAACCAGAAGAATCGGAATTATTCTTAGTCGAGGGTGATTCTGCCGGAGGAACGGCAAAACAAGGACGTGATCGTCATTTTCAAGCAATTTTACCATTACGTGGTAAGATCTTAAATGTTGAAAAAGCGATGGCGCATAAAGTTTTAGATAACGAAGAAATCAAAAATATTTATACAGCTTTAGGGGTAACAATCGGAACTGAAGAAGATTCGAAAGCACTTAATATTGCAAAACTACGTTACCATAAAGTAGTAATTATGACCGATGCCGATGTCGACGGTTCTCACATCGCGACATTAATTTTGACTTTCTTCTTCCGTTACATGAAAGAATTAATTGAAAACGGACATATTTATATTGCAACACCACCTTTATATTTAATTAAAAAAGGAGCTAAAGCAGAATATGCTTGGGACGAAAAAGATCGTGAACGTTTAACGGCTGAATTCTCTACAGATGGTTCAGGAAAAGGTGTAACGATTCAACGATACAAAGGTCTTGGGGAAATGAATGCCGAGCAATTATGGGAAACGACTCTTAATCCAGAACATAGAACGTTACGTAAAGTAACAATTGATAATGCGACAGAAGCAGATCGTGTATTCTCTATGTTGATGGGTGATGATGTACCACCTCGTCGTGAGTTTATCGAGAAAAATGCACACTACGCAAAAATTGATGTTTAA
- a CDS encoding thymidylate synthase, translated as MQQYHDLCKKVLAEGSFKEDRTGTGTKSIFGYQMRFDLSKGFPLVTTKKIHLKSIIYELLWFLKGDTNIKYLTDNGVRIWNEWADENGDLGPVYGHQWRSWGKENGEVVDQIKVAIDQIKNNPDSRRIIVSAWNVGELDQMALAPCHAFFQFYVNDDKLSLQLYQRSADIFLGVPFNIASYALLQMMVAQVCDLEVGDFVHTFGDAHIYKNHFEQVELQLTREPYPLPTMKINPNVKNIFDFEYEDFELENYHAHPHIKGIVAV; from the coding sequence ATGCAACAGTATCACGATTTATGTAAAAAGGTTTTAGCAGAAGGTTCTTTCAAAGAAGATAGAACAGGAACAGGAACGAAAAGTATTTTTGGTTACCAAATGCGCTTCGATTTATCGAAAGGATTTCCTTTGGTGACGACAAAAAAAATACATTTAAAATCGATTATCTACGAATTGTTGTGGTTCTTGAAAGGTGATACAAATATCAAATATTTAACAGATAATGGCGTAAGAATTTGGAACGAATGGGCAGACGAAAATGGAGATTTAGGTCCTGTTTATGGACATCAGTGGCGTTCTTGGGGAAAAGAAAACGGAGAAGTTGTCGATCAAATAAAAGTTGCGATTGATCAAATAAAAAACAATCCAGATTCGCGCCGAATTATAGTTTCTGCTTGGAATGTTGGTGAATTAGACCAAATGGCTTTGGCACCTTGTCATGCCTTTTTCCAGTTTTATGTAAATGACGATAAATTATCTTTGCAATTGTATCAGCGTAGTGCAGATATTTTCTTAGGTGTACCATTTAATATTGCATCTTATGCTTTATTACAGATGATGGTAGCGCAGGTTTGTGATTTAGAAGTAGGCGATTTTGTTCACACATTTGGAGATGCGCATATTTACAAAAATCATTTCGAACAAGTTGAATTACAATTAACTCGTGAACCTTATCCATTACCAACAATGAAAATAAATCCGAATGTAAAAAACATTTTTGATTTTGAATACGAAGATTTCGAATTAGAAAATTATCATGCACATCCACATATCAAAGGGATTGTAGCTGTCTAA
- a CDS encoding exosortase F system-associated membrane protein: protein MPNKYLRYGIAALLVFGLVLVRKFEDTLFYDPFIQYFHLVGYSKFPDLDMAQLNASLMFRYLINTLLTVLIVWFIFWKKNYVKFSIIIMIIGLIVLLPIYNYLISTQFSSGEMVFFYVRRFLIQPMFLLILIPCFYYQEIQYKKAVEN from the coding sequence ATGCCAAATAAATACTTACGCTACGGAATTGCAGCTTTATTGGTTTTTGGATTAGTATTGGTCAGAAAATTTGAAGATACGTTGTTTTACGATCCTTTTATTCAATACTTTCATCTTGTTGGATATTCTAAGTTTCCTGATTTGGATATGGCTCAACTAAATGCAAGTCTTATGTTTCGTTACCTTATCAATACGTTATTAACAGTATTAATTGTTTGGTTTATTTTCTGGAAAAAGAATTATGTTAAATTCTCTATCATTATTATGATTATTGGATTAATCGTTCTTTTACCAATTTACAATTACCTTATTTCAACACAATTTTCTTCAGGTGAAATGGTTTTCTTTTACGTCAGACGATTTCTCATTCAACCCATGTTTTTATTGATTTTGATTCCTTGTTTTTATTACCAAGAAATACAATATAAAAAAGCGGTCGAAAATTAA